A single region of the Methanomassiliicoccales archaeon genome encodes:
- a CDS encoding acylphosphatase: MKVRAHIFISGRVQGVFFRYRTQDVAMDHNVKGWVRNLPDGRVEAVLEG, translated from the coding sequence ATGAAAGTTAGAGCTCATATATTTATCAGTGGCAGGGTGCAAGGCGTGTTTTTCAGGTATAGAACCCAAGATGTTGCAATGGACCATAATGTAAAAGGTTGGGTGCGCAACCTGCCAGATGGCAGAGTAGAAGCCGTCCTCGAAGGCGA